A window of Nicotiana sylvestris chromosome 8, ASM39365v2, whole genome shotgun sequence genomic DNA:
aaccaacaatgaaaaataggaagaggaaggaaaaactcgtagaagaattccccgccttgctcctattgtgtctctgcctccttaggtccaatctgtgtcaaaagtatgtccaaccCCCTCAAAATAGCgtctttacatgtatttataccaagtagggtcgggctcAGACGAAAATACCTTCTCTCGTGCGAAATAGGACAATCACTCTGTAAAATTTGCACTACCGCACCGCATGGGGCGACGCACCATGCGGGGCGGCAATGGGAAAGTTTAGATTGCTGATTCTAACCGGCTACAGGAATTTTCCACAGGCGCGGCGCACTGCGCGGCGCACCACGCATCGCGGTATTTGTAATTTGCAaaaatgcaaaacatgaaagttgtagccctttcaaatagcattccaacgatatattgtggagcacAAACGGAGTTCTGAGCGAAAAGTTATGTATATTTTACTAGATAATGCACAATATGTCCCCTTGATTCTccgtttcgttcttaactatcatccgttcatcctcgaacacgatcctggcttaattccttgggcttttactcagacttcaaagcttcaaatcacttgaattcatttcataacatctacatagctcgaaatCCCTCAtataaggcataaaacacataattagtgcaaaacactagcgattaaagctcaaactcaattaaagtgcagtaaattagagtgcgaTAAacaactaaaatacgtaattatagccctATAATCAACAAGCTTACTATAGTTATCGTGATTTTTTGGATGTCGTGCATTACAATAACTGTTGGTTTAGTTAATACAGTAACAAGAAAAATAAGTAGATAAATATGAAGCTTGATCTTTAAAACAAATCGGGGATAGCACAGTTGGGAGAGCGTCAGACTGAAGATCTGAATGTCACGTGTTCGATCCGCGTTCATCGCATTTTTACCTTACTTTTGAACCTTGGTTATGTTTTAGTCTTGGCACTAAAGGGACTCATGAATTTAAATCCATAGACTAGAACGTAAATTTATGCTAAAAAATTCTTTTCCACCGATTTTCACATGTTCATGAATAGGCTAATTCcggatctctctctctctctctctcctgtTTATGAAGCTTGTCCACGAACAGTATGGCTGTGTGCATTCTAGTAACAATTCCAGCTGGTTGCTTTAAAATTAATATTGCGAGGAACATGAAAATTAATGTGCCAAGGACTTTTATTTCAACAAATTAGTGAGGATTTCTATCAGACTATTTGATTCTCCCTTTGAAAAAGAAAACACGATTTTCTTCCTCCAAAGTTGTTAATATATGGGTAAATAAAGGCAGTTCAAAGGGTAAATAAAGGCAGTTCAAATTGTATTCCCACCTGACGTCGGTATCAGAGCACACGGTAGAAGCAGAGGCGGATCCATGATTTTGAGATCATGGGTGCACTACCAGCTTTAACGTAAATTTGGTGTTTACAAAAAGTGTCAAAAAAATTGGCCAATAATGTCAATTGATGTGAGAACATTTAGTATTTTATGACTTATTAtcaattttaaataatattatttaaaGAGACAACTTATACAATTCTTAAATAATTCAGTTCTTATCTTCTACATTCAaaacaaagaaggaaaataaaatgtTATTGATAATTTAATACCGTAAAATTTGAAATTTGTGCAAATTTTAGTGCAAAATGAAGCACAAAAAAATAAGGGAGTAGTGAATAGAAAGAAAGAAACGGACAGAAACAaatgaaagaaaggaaaaaacgGAAGGaaacaaatgaaagaaaaaaagagaaaactacCTTGTATGGCCGTCGGAAAAAATTATTAGCCCAAAGTTTTGCACGTAGCCCGAAATGTTTAGTCAGATAAAATTAATATCAAATTATAGCCCATCGAATAAAACCAACAGACAAAGACAAAAGTAAATTTTGGTACAACTTTTTTATCTTCCCTAAATATTTTTCCTTCCCAACACgaaattattttctctttcttACATATCACACTTGATTTTTTCctctttctattatttttttttcaattcttacacctttttctctctcttacttttacttttttttaatacTATTTAATATTGAATTTAATGATAGGCAAAATgcgacaatatatatatatatataatcctagGTTTGACAGTGTATTCTTAGTGTATATTGAGCCTATCTCGAGTGTACTTATGTATCTAAAGTGTATATTTAGTGTAACCCAAGTGTATTTTGTATCATGAGTGTATAATCTTTTTTAACAATGTATCAAAATTGTATATACATGTGTATTGTCTAATATATAAACATagtgtatataaattatatacaCATTTTGTATGTGTAATGTGTTCACATCGTTTATTTAGAGTGTATCAtgtatttgaaatgtattcccaatGTACCATTAATGTATTCCAAGTGCTTTTGTATATTCAAAAtgtatagtaacagtctattttgtatagttatatctattttgtatatttttgtatagtgatagtcttttttgtatatatatttgtatagTGACATCTatttcatatattttttgtatagttacagtctattttgtatatattttgtatattgacaGTCTATTATGTATATTGTTTATATAGTTACAGCCTATTtagtatataaattgtatagtgatagtctattttgtGTATTTTTTGTAGTGACAATCTATTtgtatatttattttgtatagtgaGAGCTTTTTTGTATATTGAATGACTACACGTTTGTAAAACCAGACATTACATAATTGATCCATAGCCTACATTAATCCATGCTTTCCCCTTACTCTGCCACCTACTTAGGGCCCATTTGGATTGCCTTAAAAAAGTAGCTTTTAAGTACACGGTTTAAAAGCATTTTTTAAGTGCTGGAGCTGGttttataaataagcagttacgtgtttggataaaattGTTGGAGCTGAAAAAAACCATTGAAGTGTTTGGTAAACAAGGGTTAGTGAgcattttttttgttaaaattacTGAAATATCCTGAAAGCTGTTAAACTTATAAAGAAACTTAttaatataatattttattttaaataatataaatacATAATAATTAATGTTTTAATTCACTttcaatttaaaaaataaaagtagtaTGAAGAAAGCAATTGAAAATTAACCCAATTTCTGTACGAAGAAagcaaacaaaaataataattaatattttaaagaaaattaataaaaaacaaaaaatgggAAGCAAACAAGTCTGGAGAATAATGggaaagaaaacaacaatttCAAGTTTTGTATAAAAAAAGTTGGATTTACCCAATTTGTTGGTTTTGGCTTTTTTAAGCAGATTTTAGCTTTTTTAAGTCATTTTAGGAATTGCCAAACACTTCCAAATGttaaaaagtgcttaaaagctGGTTTGACCAATTTTTAAGCCCATCCAAACAGTTTCTCTTTCAAAACATTTTGAAATTATTAGTTGTACTTCCTATGCATCCCCATTTTCTGTGGTACAAAGATTGTCATGTTTGAAAAGCTACTTAATTTTATTAACCTCATTTTATCATTAATGATATAATTTAAAAGTTCATCTTCTTATGAGGGGCGAGAAATAAGAAAAGACATGCAAAACTCTTAGAAGTTACCCCAAGTCCTAACTCATTTAATTGTTGGAACTTGGTATTATAatcttctatatatatatattattgatgTGTCAAAATTTTTCCTCTATATTTAATTCCGTGTCCGATTACAGATCACTACATAAAGTGAGTAGGGAGGACGTaaaaatattaatattttattGTACTTGTTTAGTCGTCTATAAAACAAAACCCCACCAACTTGGCTATCTTTTATGAATGTTTGTTGGACTTGGCGCAAGTATACTTATTATTGTGAAGTAGATAGAAGAGAGGAAAATCCCTCAATGTTTGCTGTTTTTGCAGTAAACCAAGTATACTTATTATTGTGAAGTAAACCAAACAATTTACTTCGAATTTCTCTAAGTAGGTGGCAAAGTAAGGGAAGATATAGATTAAAGTAGGTTACGGAATTGAAAAGTTTAAAATTTGAAGGGAAGAGTGGCAGTGGTTTTGGGCTAATTCTTGTAATTGGTTTTGGGCTATTAATTTTTTGGTTTATCTTGTGGCTACCTATTGTCACTAATTTTTTCCGAATGGCTACAAATGAAATTTGCTCtagaaaaaacagaaagaaaagtgTAGCACGAGGTGGTCCAAGGGGATTTGATCCCTTGTTCTTGGGGAAATAAAACTACCATCCAGCCAGTGCACCACTCAGCAATATAGAGCATGGGTTCCTAAAGTCAATATTAGCCCATTTGTGTAAATTATGTACGTGAAAAAACTGATTTGCTGGGAAGACcatgggttcacgtgaaccccAATTTATAGGGTAGATCTGCCCCTGGGTAGAAGATGAGCTTAAGAGAAAACTGCAATTCCAAGGACACGCAAATTCGCACTCAATTAAAAAAACCAATTGCCTTTGTGTCGGCTGTTCTTTTTACGCACAGATCTCCTAGGGTCAACGACGCACGATTCAAAACTCGATGGAGCTACGCAGAATTCAAAACTCGATGGACCGCTCCTCTATCCTCCTAGGGGTTCGTACCTTCAGCACGGCTTTAGAATTATCTGTCTCAGCTCTTTAGAATCATTTATAAATTATCAACATGCATCCAATCTTCCTACCTAATTCTACGAGAGCTATACTGAGAAACCAGAATACAAGTCCAATCAAGGGTAAACGAAACATAACTCGGTACGTCCTATTCTTTCTAGATGTCGAAACAACATAGAAAAACCAGTAACTCAGAACTTGAAATTTTCTATAAACTCGTTACAGTACAGGAAAATCAAAAAAGGTAAGTCTATCAGTTCAGTTTGTCTTAGACGAATTCTCAATCAGTTGACACCCAATTCTCTTGAGAGGAAAACGGGATATTGAAATTCTCTACCCTTCCTTGCGGACAAAGTACAGCTTACCCATGACATGGAGGAGTGCAACAAAAGCTATGAAACCAATGCTCATCACAAGCACAACATTAGGAGAAATCTTGAGTCCTGGGGAATCGTCAGTGTAGAACTGAAGCATAGTACCACCGGCTCCTCCAGCAGCTCCACCACTAGTTGTCCTCCTGCGCCGTAGGTTGGCAGCAGAGGCTGCAGCAGTACCTCTCTGTGGACCACCTCCACCCAATGCCATTTCTAATCATcatgttgaaaaaaaaaagaagcaaaaactTTAGATGAGGTACAAAACAGAGGATCTCGGAATGCACTCAACAGGTCAgtaatgcaaatgctcaaacccAGGGAATAAGCAAGAaaaataattaagtaataatAACATAAAACAAGCATAATCAATTGATAAGCAGAAATTTACAATACAGGCACTCATGCGTTGTTAAATTCCTCCTTAAACATGTTACAAGCATTACCGTGTAACTTTATCCAATTGAAGAGTTCAGAAATCAATGGATTAAAAACTATTCCTTTGACCAAATTAAACTATCCTAGTTTGCCTTTTATGGTCTATTACATTGAATCACCATACATCAATCTCAAACTGCTGGTATTTGAAGAATAAAACTTAAATATTTGGTCATTTGTATATGGTTAAATACTTATCTAGCATTTTTTGAATCTCAAAGGATACGGAAAATATTACTCCTAAAGTGCAGACAATTTGACTAGAAGAGACAAATTAGGACTCTTAATTAGGAAGAGAAGGTACTAAAATTAGGAGGAATGCTTAAGATATTATGCGTATCAAATTTCGATACAACAAAAATTGTCTATTGGTTCTACACTGAAGCTAACACATTCATATATGAGTTTCAGTTATCCTATACAATGTTTTAAACCATCATCTTCACCATTTATTTAGAGAAAGTTCATTGGCCATTCAACACTGTTGCCCCGTATTGGCATTTCCTAGTACACAGGGAAACTGATTAGGCAATAATTCTGCCTCGTATAGGCATTTCCTGGTCTCACTTAGTTCTAGGAGTTCTATTCAGTGGTTTTAATGAACAACATGCTATAGTTTACAAGCCCAACCTGCCTACCAAAGCTAAAGCAGATGAGCTCACATTAAGTGTTGGAATTTGAACCTGAGATCACTAAATTGTTACTTCTACACCTTAACTACTCAACCATCAACCATCCCTTCAGTAATAAGAGTGTTTAAACTTTAATTTTTATAATGAACATGATTTTTCTTGAAATCCTAGTATACTCATGCTTTACGAGCCATATGCAAAACTACTAATAAATATACAAGTCAAACATCCAAAGTGAATATTTAAGAAAGAAAGTAATGGCCGTTTGCAGGAGCTACTAAATTCATAACATCTAGTTAAGTGAAAACCCCACTGCATATATGTCTTTCACCATTACCCTGTCGAGGTGCGCGCAAGCTGGCCCAGATACCACGGTTATCAAAAAAGAAAATGCCTTTCACCATCTTATATCCGTCACTTATGGAAGCATTTGTTTCTTTAATACAAATGATAGACAGAGGCAACTCTAGGATTTAAACTATATGACTCAATCTTTAAAATTCTTAGTATTGAATCCATTACGTTTTTAAAGCTAtgagttcatatctactatttgttGCACTTTGAGTGGAGTTTTACACATATATTTATGTTCCACGTCGAAAGTTATGGTTTCAATTGAACCCGTCCCTGTAATGCTACATCCGCATAGAGCTAGAGCACCTTATATATCCACAATCAGGATATAGTAACCATTCAGCATTACAGTGTAAGGGAATTAATGTTAATAATTTGACTCTTTTGCCTCAAATAAGAAACCGATTACATCGCCAACTAAAGTAATTAGCTAATCTTATTCTATATCTCCGTCAAAGGTTAATTAATTTCTGGGGGGAAAATCTAAATATTAAATAAAGCCCTCGCTGCTCCACAAGTATGAAATCTTAtaacaaataaaagaatcatacgaTCTGCAATTCAGTTTTTAGAGATCCTCCAAATTTCAATCTCAGTCAAACATTAATTACTCGAATTTACAACTATCGCAAACAGAAAAAACTCAAATTTTCACCACTCACATGCacacacataagaaactattcaaGCATATATAGGTAGATAAATATAAATCTGCatgtgaaaaagaagaagaagataaatctGCATGAAAAATCagcaaaaaaaataagaaaattcaaaattacaaTTGAGAGAGATTAGAGAGGAGAAACTAACTTTTAGATTTTTGGAGATGTTTTAGATCTGTATCTCCGATGTAGTATTAGGtttgtagagagagagagagagacaaaaATGGAAGAGAAAGTTTTGACCCTTCTTTTGTAAAGGGTTTGGTTCAATCTTGAGTCGTTATGTTAAGAGGAAGCCACATAGAAGATGCCAATCATCTCGTGACACGTATATCACACGGAAATGAAAAATCACACGTCTGATATATGTGAAAGCTGAAGACGAAACTGTAACAAACTGGATTTAAAAATTTACGCAAAGCCCGCGacttaaggaaaataaattaggGACAAGAATCAAGAAATACTTCGAGTTGTCCTCAtaaaatttattaataaaatatatttttattagaTTTGTTAATTGCgcactcctttttttttttttaattatgtggTATGGTTTAATTATAAATtaaatttaagaaagaaaattTTTTGATACTTGAAATCTCAAATGTGTCATGATATATGTAGTTCGGTAAGATATTTAAGAATTTCAATTTAGTACTTCAGTATTCGGTCTATCAATTATACACAATAAAGTAATTCGTTACGGTTCACTATAATTTTAATATAAGTTTATCAATTTGCATAACAATTGCTGCTGCGTTTTCAACTCTTCATACAACAAATCAGCGGGACAGCAACAAAACCAAATATCAATTTGAATGTCTCAATCACTAATACAAACACGATGACAAAATTGAATTCAGATCATCATGAAAAGCAAATTACATTCTGGAGAGCAATTCAAACTGCCAACCTCAGGAAGTAAATAGCACTCAATATCACGAGACCTAAATAAGATTTGGCACTCAACTCTATCAAGCCGGCCAATTATAGATGGTTACACATCTTCGGATAAATTTCACAAATAATCATATAACTATGATTTTTTTTCCATTTAAGTCATAGAACTACGTTTTCTCatacaaaaatcataaaactttTATTAACTCGCAAAAAATATCATAATGACCGAAAATACAACTTTTTAGTACTCCAGTATTTTCttatttcactatttttttattttttatttttagtctaATAAATAATAATCCAATCAAAATAGGAACGACCCAACCCAGTAACCACATATATTAATTAAAATAATACTGAAAGTGAATCCTTCAAAACAagatatttttatctttatttttcttttcaagatTTTTATTCAAATGGATAGCATTTTTTTTCAAGTGCTCTCTAATTATACCTTCTTCTTTTTCAGAATCTCATACATTCCAAACTAAGTTTGTTGTAGGGGAAGGATTCTGTATACAGTAAAAATCGGGCCCACCCGATTTCACAAATTAACCGGGACCAGGGGGATAGGTCGAGGATCTGCCCCGTAGTATGTCAGATCGAGACATGATGATAAAGTATTGAGTTCAGGATTCGAAGTACCTGTCAAGATCGAGACCGGTGATGATCGAGACCAAACGGGATAGGCGTCGAGCGAGACCGAAGATAGCATAATAACAGAAATGCGAGATATCCGTGACGGGTCGAGAATCATGACGGAGATCccggaacagatcaaatcaaaaATGGTTATTTAGCTAATCATGGAATTTTTTCTGTATTTAGAATTATACAATagataggattcctctactatataaagagggtcttAATCATTTGTAATGATCTGACATTCACGCATATCAAAACAATATATCACATTTTTATCTCTTGCAAGCTCCGTTGCTCAGTTAATACTTTCAATAGCTTTGTTCAGTTGGTTCAAATGCAATTAGCCCAAGGGCCATAATTGTTCATCACATtatgataggttacaagtaccttggtcataagtatttattttatgttttgatgatctaacaaacttactatctaGAACAAGATatggaacctgttacacatttacaagaccttaagatcacaagGTTCCAGTTTGGGTTATGGTTCAACTCCTCAGACTAGAAGGAACAACTGAGGGAACaagtccctaccagttcccgaggtgACTGTACGAAGTCAACTCTCTAGCTGgaaaagttgctgcctgcacacgctacagtACATGAACAGTGCAGCAGTCAACTTTTTTGTGGAAGACtatttacctaccttgcttacatcattataAGTGATGTCATACATGTATTAATataatcaaggaaggtaaaacactTCACTTGAACACTTGGAATTTTCACTCAAGCTCTCTCAAGTGATCATCCAGCAAGAAACTCTCAAgtgcttcaagaacaaagaacaaaacaaCTGCGGTCCAGTTCCCACATCGAGttattgtatgtccttagttgagttgtaactttgttaaTGTTATTACTTGTAACTCCTACTTAGCTTACTAAGAAGCAATATGTAGGAAACCCTTTGTAAATCTTAAAACTTCAtgtttgagtcttggctagagttagtcgagttataaaagtctttgtaatagagttattacaaagtgtcttgtaatagagtattacaagttagtgtgggattaagaggttaattcctaggttgcataggttgtaatctaaaagttgctcagtagtgaagttaaaatcctacaagggtaggtcgtggtttttaatccaGTTGAGCTGAgaatttttcacgtaaaattcctcttgtCAATTATTTACTGCGGTGTGTGTGTTCTGTTGAAcctgatagagaacctggttctctatagagtttggtggaccctcatattctatcaattggtatcagagcaggttctttctatcaggttaacacctagaaaggatcctcatAGCTGCTCCTCCAAACTTTGAAGAAGTCCAGTCTACTAACAGACCACCTAGGTTCAATGGACAGTATTATGGATGGTGGAAAACTAGGATGCACGAATTCATCATGGCTGAAGATTCTAAGTTATGAGATGTCATATGTGACGGACCCTTTGTCTCTACCAAGAACCTTGGTGACTCAGCTGTAGCCATTCCCAAGACGAGGAAGGAATTCAATGATGCTGATCGAAAGGCCATAAAGAAGAACTTTCGTGCAAAGAAAATTCTCGTTTGTGGGATAGGTTTTGATGAATACAACAGGATATTGGCATATCAATCAGtaaaagaaatatgggaagcctTGTAGACAGCTCACAAGGGAACAACACAGGTGAAGCAATCCAAAattgacatgctcaccactgaATATGAGCTCTTCAGAATGAAGGATGACGAATCCATCCAAGATATGCACTCTCGATTCACCTCTATCATTAATGAGCTTCATTCTCTCGATGAAATCATTCCTAAAAACAAGCTCATCAGAAAAATCCTTAGTGTACTGCCCAATTCTTGGGAAGCAAAGTAAATGCCATCACAGAGGCGAAGGACTTGCATACACTGACCATGGATGAACTTGTTGGAAACTTGAAAACTTatgagatgaagaagaagaaggacaatgAAATAAGATAGCCCAAAAGAGAGAAGAACCTGGTCCTCAAGACAGACATCAATGACTCAAGTGGTGAAGATGGTGATATGGCTTACTTGACAAGAAGATTCTAGAAGATGGTTCACAGGAATGGAGGCATTCCAAAAAAGGGAAGTTCTAGCAAGCCAAGAAATTGTGACCTCTGTCATAAATGTGGCAAGCTAGGACACTTCATCAAGGATTGTCCTCTCCTAAAGCAAGACCAGTACAACAACAACTTTGACAAAGCAGCtaagaggaacccggttcctgaTAAATGCTTCAAGAGAAAAAATGATGCTGATAATGTTGTAAGCAAGCTCTAGTTGtatggggagactcctccagcgaatctgaagaagaaaacGATCATGGTGGTAGTTCAATGATGGCAGTGGAAAATGAAGCAACTGAGTATGATTCAATCTTTGATATAATGGATCAATCTGATGACGATGAAGATGACGACGGTGATGAAGTAAATTTtctggatgttcagagaaatttgAAATCTTACTCCCCTAAAAAGCTCATGTCATTAGCAAATGTATTAATTGATGCTTACCATAGTCTTATAAATGACAAAGTTTCATTGACTATGGACTTAGGGGAAGTTGAACAAACCAGAGATGACCTAGTAGTCGTTGTAGTTTATTTGAAAGAAACAATAAGGAACTTGAACAAAGAAAGGGATTCCTTAGACGAGAAAATTGCCAGTatagaacatgaaagagatgaCCTAATGGTTGTTGTGGTTAACCTAAAAGAAACCACTGAGTGTGTATGTAAAGAAAAAGATTTTTTAGCTGAGAGAGTTGCTATCATTGAGCAAGAGACAGATGAcctagtagtggtggtagtagacTTGAAGGAGACAATTGAGGAACTCAAAATGGAAGGTAGGCCTGGAAACTCTGTAAAAGGAAAGGAAGTTGCGAGTAAGgcacacattaagcttgaaaatgagttaaatTTGGTGAAGACCAATCTGTTTGTTGagcttgagaaaaacaaacaGCTTCAGGAAGACCTAGGGAAAGTGAAGAGTGATCTTCAAAAATCGCTTAAGTGAACCTGGTCCTCTGATGCTATCACTGCCATGTACACCAACAATGGGGAAAATAGGCAGGGgattgggtttcaaagggaaaagattccctacaaccctcatagcaagtatGTTATGGTACCGGACAGTTGTCTATGTACACACTATGGTAACAATGGGCACCTCAAGGAAAACTGCATGGACAGGGTTCAGTCTCATCGGAAAAATAAAGTTCTTGCTGAGAAAGTAACTACTGCTAGAGGACCTGGTCCGTCAAATAGGAAATGCATACCACCTGCTTGGATTAAAAGAGCACTCATTCATCCCTTACCTCATTACAAGGAACCCAAActcgtttgggttcctaaatctaacccttgatttTCTTGTGCAGGGAGCAGTGAAGGGGATCAGCCAACAATGATATATGGATAGCGGctgctcaaagcacatgactggaaaTACGATCAATTTTCCCTCACTGATAACCCTGCAAAGAGAGAGTGTGCCCTTTGGAAATAGCTAAAAGGTACA
This region includes:
- the LOC104249254 gene encoding protein transport protein Sec61 subunit beta-like, translating into MALGGGGPQRGTAAASAANLRRRRTTSGGAAGGAGGTMLQFYTDDSPGLKISPNVVLVMSIGFIAFVALLHVMGKLYFVRKEG